A window of the Canis lupus baileyi chromosome 1, mCanLup2.hap1, whole genome shotgun sequence genome harbors these coding sequences:
- the LOC140638943 gene encoding spermatogenesis-associated protein 31D4-like isoform X1: MRASGSQIDLPSCSARGSSPPSVSILAAGSGGLSTPKSLPRDVGASETLLRPGGRGTLAAGAPLAEGQGRAKRRRKGGPLKDYRCYQGEVEKTRKLLSVLSFVPPVSCSPQGRHHDTIYFRQLLCPDPSCEVCNGTTAEINRLLFPEALEDATPLASIAPVTDSSFTLSPAFSAVPPGDLISASLSEPSPPPASNFSPNPVAPLTDLFPPSPPGDSLPPEHFPPLHSKFPMDHFSPQPLAFPPVPPHDAQTVDSLVQPEANLSLNTIFNPLPEHSQTTNPTDSSACPQASPTLSVSPPDRSITATQSKSFSITVKPVPESSSADSPGGLSTYVTTNTGIDHSSLSISDSPRWQTHARDFFPSTLAPCHFPQEFLALHSSEASSRGDPAANFTEPGNLSLLSPDILALLEKQVQKKSDLLMWKDMKGGSSLPKNLKPDYPPNSLGKMLGSIAYKPDLSDLLPIWSSKDQSKEMPVHQQPPYSTNLEEGHLQQTSIQLFWGLPTLHSESLSSAARDSDDCSSIFIFSRISNTSTGQESPVVPHPSPLPLPENQSQPIPQIQPQIHLKSPLPILPSGPLPQIKICGVCFHRPQHKSEPLLSSEMQRLEWNVLQKQQESVWGLPPVVQRSNKDFCPSAPDRSIKRPAFQARVAISILPGQFPLSEELRKELEHHLRKRLIQHRWGLPRRIYESVSLMMPPSDSSETPKCQRFRGRTWISKSHSNLSESESYEQDSELLQLRNIDMGKDQGHNPGSGPKDHLLSQNSSDNDLGYDSEKEFRSPSEKNPMSLDTAGQRQLENVLKIHLSKKFEEINEGRLPGTVHNSWHTMKQMLLLSKKSHTEIKQRSLPPSVGEDYTLNTFQELSFVESSAQEMLEAHIRRFCMRMIWGLPPRVLESIQLFKLREASTHSSFCSSTNLISEVNSKSLLGDKAAIANSGPILDRPLPATSTMGEGEQRIPRGSPSHINHELAEDVQRIKEGRQTFLPIRHDTTGRASQRQTLPANRWPPTQTAREAGAGHEPKDKRAYSSGRVEMQQGRKIPVIMPTVSREIFRAKELDARQSRSNDTLTTSKLHVNQNKIRSTVPIQSPSQNISILQDPKSSKLKEQLLSELKLKLENREYSRVHGQCTGLPAASNSLTYKVSLTHAHSIISGGIGASQVLRVHPEDTKVSMEQQQDPWVSKHVLREHQNKNPPPAAVTVSPLGSKAEELGGWDAEFGTSQLRKKSFPREDVALKKSFPTQDVGWKKHESKPSQTLSQKGQPRPESLFREKMNPFLQWLNPGIKCKRQNSQVKGTPQSSVESRGLVKGRTAFTGMTKDQKIMTDGGKVLEEEMGCRHAIDITCPQQPLPSPTKLGKTQPKAQVQAQAQSVQGHPFNHRTPSCKETDTKSCHQEAVFGGQGHFRSIGQIREKERCPHKAVAFKDQLLCQKYPLSMPHREPVSHPTPTSRHPGGQGPPANLLAAKSSVFRGLSLLFRHKTFLQNLQGGKTSHPQTIPYEY, encoded by the exons gGTCAGGGCAGAgccaagaggaggaggaaaggcgGGCCACTGAAAG ACTACAGATGCTACCAGGGAGAAGTGGAGAAGACACGGAAGCTTCTCTCTGTTTTAAG CTTTGTACCTCCTGTCTCCTGCAGCCCCCAAGGCCGGCATCATGATACCATCTACTTTCGACAACTGTTATGTCCAGACCCCTCCTGTGAGGTGTGTAATGGCACAACAGCTGAGATCAATCGGCTGTTGTTCCCAGAGGCCCTGGAAGATGCTACTCCCTTGGCTTCCATAGCTCCTGTGACTGACTCATCATTCACTCTGTCCCCTGCCTTCTCAGCAGTCCCTCCAGGAGACCTAATATCAGCTTCCCTGTCTGAGCCTTCCCCACCACCTGCCTCCAACTTCTCACCTAACCCAGTGGCCCccttgactgacttatttccacCCTCACCACCGGGTGATTCTTTGCCACCAGAGCATTTTCCTCCCTTGCATTCCAAATTCCCTATGGACCATTtctcaccccagccccttgcctttccCCCAGTCCCACCACATGACGCTCAGACAGTGGATTCTCTTGTCCAACCAGAGGCCAACTTGTCTCTGAATACCATCTTCAACCCCTTACCAGAGCACTCCCAAACAACAAATCCCACTGATTCATCTGCTTGTCCCCAAGCATCACCAACCCTGTCTGTATCACCACCAGACCGCAGTATAACTGCAACTCAGTCTAAGTCATTTTCCATCACAGTGAAGCCTGTTCCAGAGAGCTCATCTGCAGATAGCCCTGGTGGGTTATCTACTTATGTCACAACGAACACAGGTATTGACCACTCTAGCTTGTCAATTTCAGACTCCCCTCGGTGGCAAACTCATGCCAGAGACTTTTTCCCTTCAACCTTGGCTCCATGTCACTTCCCTCAAGAGTTTCTGGCCCTCCATTCTTCAGAGGCTTCTTCCAGGGGTGACCCTGCAGCCAACTTTACAGAGCCTGGTAACCTCTCACTTCTCAGCCCCGATATCCTGGCCCTGCTGGAGAAACAAGTCCAAAAGAAGAGTGACCTCCTGATGTGGAAGGACATGAAAGGGGGTTCTTCTCTTCCAAAAAACCTTAAGCCAGACTACCCACCAAATTCATTGGGGAAAATGCTGGGGTCAATAGCTTATAAGCCTGACCTGTCAGACTTGCTTCCTATCTGGAGCAGCAAAGACCAATCAAAGGAGATGCCTGTGCATCAGCAGCCCCCATATTCTACAAACTTAGAGGAAGGCCATTTACAGCAAACCTCTATCCAGCTCTTCTGGGGTCTCCCAACTCTGCATAGTGAGTCCTTGTCCTCTGCTGCCCGTGATTCGGATGATTGTTCCTCAATCTTTATTTTCAGTAGGATCTCGAATACCTCCACAGGCCAGGAATCTCCAGTAGTTCCCCATCCATCTCCTCTACCGTTACCTGAGAACCAGTCCCAACCTATCCCTCAGATCCAGCCCCAAATCCATCTTAAATCTCCACTCCCAATCCTGCCATCTGGTCCTCTACCCCAGATTAAGATCTGTGGAGTGTGTTTTCACAGACCCCAGCACAAATCAGAGCCTCTCCTATCCTCTGAAATGCAAAGGTTGGAATGGAATGTGTTGCAGAAGCAACAGGAAAGTGTGTGGGGTTTACCCCCTGTGGTCCAAAGATCCAACAAGGACTTTTGTCCTTCAGCTCCTGACCGTTCTATTAAACGTCCGGCCTTCCAGGCCCGTGTTGCAATCTCTATCCTTCCTGGGCAGTTTCCTCTCAGTGAAGAGCTTCGAAAGGAGCTAGAGCATCACCTTAGAAAAAGGCTCATCCAACATCGGTGGGGTCTGCCCCGCAGGATCTATGAATCTGTGTCACTGATGATGCCTCCGAGTGATTCTTCAGAGACACCTAAGTGCCAGCGCTTTCGTGGACGCACATGGATCTCTAAGAGTCACAGTAACCTGAGTGAATCTGAAAGCTATGAGCAGGATTCAGAATTGCTTCAGCTACGGAACATTGACATGGGGAAAGATCAGGGACACAACCCAGGGAGTGGCCCCAAAGATCATCTGTTGAGTCAGAACTCTTCAGATAACGATCTAGGGTATGATTCTGAGAAGGAATTTAGGAGCCCATCAGAGAAAAATCCAATGTCTTTGGACACTGCAGGTCAGAGACAACTTGAAAATGTCCTGAAAATACACTTGAGCAAAAAGTTTGAGGAAATCAATGAGGGTCGGCTCCCTGGGACTGTGCATAATTCATGGCATACTATGAAGCAGATGTTGCTTCTTTCGAAGAAATCCCACactgaaataaaacagagaagttTGCCACCATCAGTGGGTGAAGACTACACCCTGAATACCTTCCAGGAGCTTAGCTTTGTTGAATCTAGTGCACAAGAAATGCTGGAAGCCCATATTAGAAGGTTTTGTATGAGGATGATATGGGGTCTACCCCCCAGGGTCCTTGAATCCATACAGCTCTTTAAATTGAGAGAAGCCTCAACTCATTCTAGCTTTTGTTCCTCAACAAACCTGATTTCTGAGGTAAATTCTAAATCTCTCCTTGGAGACAAGGCAGCAATAGCAAACTCAGGCCCCATCCTGGATCGTCCTCTCCCTGCCACCTCAACTATGGGTGAGGGAGAACAGAGAATCCCAAGGGGATCACCCTCTCATATCAACCATGAGCTTGCAGAGGATGTTCAGAGAATTAAGGAAGGAAGACAGACTTTTCTACCTATCAGACATGACACCACAGGCAGAGCAAGTCAGAGACAGACTCTCCCAGCCAACAGATGGCCCCCAACACAgactgcaagggaagctggggcCGGGCATGAGCCCAAGGATAAGCGTGCATATTCCAGTGGGAGAGTAGAAATGCAACAAGGCAGAAAGATACCTGTCATTATGCCCACAGTGTCCAGAGAGATATTCAGGGCCAAGGAACTTGATGCTCGTCAATCGCGATCTAATGATACCTTGACAACCAGCAAGCTACATGTGAATCAGAACAAAATCAGAAGTACTGTTCCCATTCAAAGCCCCTCCCAAAACATATCAATTCTGCAAGATCCTAAATCATCAAAACTTAAAGAACAACTCTTGTCTGAGTTAAAGCTTAAACTGGAGAACAGGGAGTATAGCCGGGTCCACGGCCAATGCACTGGCCTGCCCGCTGCCTCAAATAGTTTGACTTACAAGGTCTCACTGACTCATGCCCACAGTATCATCAGTGGAGGCATAGGAGCTTCCCAGGTGCTGCGTGTCCATCCGGAGGACACCAAAGTCAGTATGGAACAGCAGCAGGACCCTTGGGTCTCTAAGCATGTCTTAAGGGAGCACCAGAATAAGAATCCCCCACCAGCTGCAGTGACTGTGAGCCCTCTAGGCTCCAAAGCAGAAGAGCTTGGTGGATGGGATGCAGAATTCGGAACATCCCAACTTAGAAAGAAGAGTTTCCCTAGGGAGGATGTGGCATTGAAGAAGAGTTTCCCTACTCAGGATGTGGGATGGAAGAAGCATGAAAGCAAGCCTTCCCAAACCCTATCACAGAAGGGTCAGCCTCGTCCTGAAAGCCTTTTCAGAGAAAAAATGAATCCCTTTTTGCAATGGCTTAATCCTGGGATAAAATGCAAAAGGCAAAACTCCCAGGTAAAGGGCACCCCCCAATCATCTGTGGAAAGCCGAGGCCTAGTTAAAGGTAGAACTGCCTTTACTGGGATGACCAAAGATCAGAAAATCATGACAGATGGTGGGAAGGTTCTAGAGGAGGAAATGGGGTGCAGGCATGCAATAGATATCACCTGCCCTCAACAGCCCCTACCCTCCCCAACCAAGTTAGGGAAAACTCAGCCAAAAGCACAAGTACAGGCCCAGGCACAGTCTGTCCAGGGGCATCCTTTCAACCACAGGACTCCCTCCTGTAAAGAGACAGATACCAAGTCCTGCCACCAAGAAGCTGTCTTTGGTGGCCAAGGTCATTTTAGAAGTATTGGACAgatcagagagaaggagagatgccCCCATAAAGCTGTGGCATTTAAGGACCAGCTGTTGTGTCAGAAGTATCCCCTATCCatgccccacagggagcctgtgtccCACCCAACCCCCACCAGCAGGCATCCAGGTGGCCAGGGTCCTCCGGCCAATCTCTTGGCTGCTAAAAGCTCTGTGTTCAGAGGTCTGTCTCTGCTCTTTAGACATAAAACTTTTCTCCAGAATCTCCAGGGCGGGAAGACTTCCCACCCCCAAACAATCCCCTATGAATATTGA
- the LOC140638943 gene encoding spermatogenesis-associated protein 31D4-like isoform X3 — protein sequence MPLGNLRYRQTEAFWPGWRRSPLPRLADPERQHVSLSSRQHHLVLRGRISKGQGRAKRRRKGGPLKDYRCYQGEVEKTRKLLSVLSPQGRHHDTIYFRQLLCPDPSCEVCNGTTAEINRLLFPEALEDATPLASIAPVTDSSFTLSPAFSAVPPGDLISASLSEPSPPPASNFSPNPVAPLTDLFPPSPPGDSLPPEHFPPLHSKFPMDHFSPQPLAFPPVPPHDAQTVDSLVQPEANLSLNTIFNPLPEHSQTTNPTDSSACPQASPTLSVSPPDRSITATQSKSFSITVKPVPESSSADSPGGLSTYVTTNTGIDHSSLSISDSPRWQTHARDFFPSTLAPCHFPQEFLALHSSEASSRGDPAANFTEPGNLSLLSPDILALLEKQVQKKSDLLMWKDMKGGSSLPKNLKPDYPPNSLGKMLGSIAYKPDLSDLLPIWSSKDQSKEMPVHQQPPYSTNLEEGHLQQTSIQLFWGLPTLHSESLSSAARDSDDCSSIFIFSRISNTSTGQESPVVPHPSPLPLPENQSQPIPQIQPQIHLKSPLPILPSGPLPQIKICGVCFHRPQHKSEPLLSSEMQRLEWNVLQKQQESVWGLPPVVQRSNKDFCPSAPDRSIKRPAFQARVAISILPGQFPLSEELRKELEHHLRKRLIQHRWGLPRRIYESVSLMMPPSDSSETPKCQRFRGRTWISKSHSNLSESESYEQDSELLQLRNIDMGKDQGHNPGSGPKDHLLSQNSSDNDLGYDSEKEFRSPSEKNPMSLDTAGQRQLENVLKIHLSKKFEEINEGRLPGTVHNSWHTMKQMLLLSKKSHTEIKQRSLPPSVGEDYTLNTFQELSFVESSAQEMLEAHIRRFCMRMIWGLPPRVLESIQLFKLREASTHSSFCSSTNLISEVNSKSLLGDKAAIANSGPILDRPLPATSTMGEGEQRIPRGSPSHINHELAEDVQRIKEGRQTFLPIRHDTTGRASQRQTLPANRWPPTQTAREAGAGHEPKDKRAYSSGRVEMQQGRKIPVIMPTVSREIFRAKELDARQSRSNDTLTTSKLHVNQNKIRSTVPIQSPSQNISILQDPKSSKLKEQLLSELKLKLENREYSRVHGQCTGLPAASNSLTYKVSLTHAHSIISGGIGASQVLRVHPEDTKVSMEQQQDPWVSKHVLREHQNKNPPPAAVTVSPLGSKAEELGGWDAEFGTSQLRKKSFPREDVALKKSFPTQDVGWKKHESKPSQTLSQKGQPRPESLFREKMNPFLQWLNPGIKCKRQNSQVKGTPQSSVESRGLVKGRTAFTGMTKDQKIMTDGGKVLEEEMGCRHAIDITCPQQPLPSPTKLGKTQPKAQVQAQAQSVQGHPFNHRTPSCKETDTKSCHQEAVFGGQGHFRSIGQIREKERCPHKAVAFKDQLLCQKYPLSMPHREPVSHPTPTSRHPGGQGPPANLLAAKSSVFRGLSLLFRHKTFLQNLQGGKTSHPQTIPYEY from the exons gGTCAGGGCAGAgccaagaggaggaggaaaggcgGGCCACTGAAAG ACTACAGATGCTACCAGGGAGAAGTGGAGAAGACACGGAAGCTTCTCTCTGTTTTAAG CCCCCAAGGCCGGCATCATGATACCATCTACTTTCGACAACTGTTATGTCCAGACCCCTCCTGTGAGGTGTGTAATGGCACAACAGCTGAGATCAATCGGCTGTTGTTCCCAGAGGCCCTGGAAGATGCTACTCCCTTGGCTTCCATAGCTCCTGTGACTGACTCATCATTCACTCTGTCCCCTGCCTTCTCAGCAGTCCCTCCAGGAGACCTAATATCAGCTTCCCTGTCTGAGCCTTCCCCACCACCTGCCTCCAACTTCTCACCTAACCCAGTGGCCCccttgactgacttatttccacCCTCACCACCGGGTGATTCTTTGCCACCAGAGCATTTTCCTCCCTTGCATTCCAAATTCCCTATGGACCATTtctcaccccagccccttgcctttccCCCAGTCCCACCACATGACGCTCAGACAGTGGATTCTCTTGTCCAACCAGAGGCCAACTTGTCTCTGAATACCATCTTCAACCCCTTACCAGAGCACTCCCAAACAACAAATCCCACTGATTCATCTGCTTGTCCCCAAGCATCACCAACCCTGTCTGTATCACCACCAGACCGCAGTATAACTGCAACTCAGTCTAAGTCATTTTCCATCACAGTGAAGCCTGTTCCAGAGAGCTCATCTGCAGATAGCCCTGGTGGGTTATCTACTTATGTCACAACGAACACAGGTATTGACCACTCTAGCTTGTCAATTTCAGACTCCCCTCGGTGGCAAACTCATGCCAGAGACTTTTTCCCTTCAACCTTGGCTCCATGTCACTTCCCTCAAGAGTTTCTGGCCCTCCATTCTTCAGAGGCTTCTTCCAGGGGTGACCCTGCAGCCAACTTTACAGAGCCTGGTAACCTCTCACTTCTCAGCCCCGATATCCTGGCCCTGCTGGAGAAACAAGTCCAAAAGAAGAGTGACCTCCTGATGTGGAAGGACATGAAAGGGGGTTCTTCTCTTCCAAAAAACCTTAAGCCAGACTACCCACCAAATTCATTGGGGAAAATGCTGGGGTCAATAGCTTATAAGCCTGACCTGTCAGACTTGCTTCCTATCTGGAGCAGCAAAGACCAATCAAAGGAGATGCCTGTGCATCAGCAGCCCCCATATTCTACAAACTTAGAGGAAGGCCATTTACAGCAAACCTCTATCCAGCTCTTCTGGGGTCTCCCAACTCTGCATAGTGAGTCCTTGTCCTCTGCTGCCCGTGATTCGGATGATTGTTCCTCAATCTTTATTTTCAGTAGGATCTCGAATACCTCCACAGGCCAGGAATCTCCAGTAGTTCCCCATCCATCTCCTCTACCGTTACCTGAGAACCAGTCCCAACCTATCCCTCAGATCCAGCCCCAAATCCATCTTAAATCTCCACTCCCAATCCTGCCATCTGGTCCTCTACCCCAGATTAAGATCTGTGGAGTGTGTTTTCACAGACCCCAGCACAAATCAGAGCCTCTCCTATCCTCTGAAATGCAAAGGTTGGAATGGAATGTGTTGCAGAAGCAACAGGAAAGTGTGTGGGGTTTACCCCCTGTGGTCCAAAGATCCAACAAGGACTTTTGTCCTTCAGCTCCTGACCGTTCTATTAAACGTCCGGCCTTCCAGGCCCGTGTTGCAATCTCTATCCTTCCTGGGCAGTTTCCTCTCAGTGAAGAGCTTCGAAAGGAGCTAGAGCATCACCTTAGAAAAAGGCTCATCCAACATCGGTGGGGTCTGCCCCGCAGGATCTATGAATCTGTGTCACTGATGATGCCTCCGAGTGATTCTTCAGAGACACCTAAGTGCCAGCGCTTTCGTGGACGCACATGGATCTCTAAGAGTCACAGTAACCTGAGTGAATCTGAAAGCTATGAGCAGGATTCAGAATTGCTTCAGCTACGGAACATTGACATGGGGAAAGATCAGGGACACAACCCAGGGAGTGGCCCCAAAGATCATCTGTTGAGTCAGAACTCTTCAGATAACGATCTAGGGTATGATTCTGAGAAGGAATTTAGGAGCCCATCAGAGAAAAATCCAATGTCTTTGGACACTGCAGGTCAGAGACAACTTGAAAATGTCCTGAAAATACACTTGAGCAAAAAGTTTGAGGAAATCAATGAGGGTCGGCTCCCTGGGACTGTGCATAATTCATGGCATACTATGAAGCAGATGTTGCTTCTTTCGAAGAAATCCCACactgaaataaaacagagaagttTGCCACCATCAGTGGGTGAAGACTACACCCTGAATACCTTCCAGGAGCTTAGCTTTGTTGAATCTAGTGCACAAGAAATGCTGGAAGCCCATATTAGAAGGTTTTGTATGAGGATGATATGGGGTCTACCCCCCAGGGTCCTTGAATCCATACAGCTCTTTAAATTGAGAGAAGCCTCAACTCATTCTAGCTTTTGTTCCTCAACAAACCTGATTTCTGAGGTAAATTCTAAATCTCTCCTTGGAGACAAGGCAGCAATAGCAAACTCAGGCCCCATCCTGGATCGTCCTCTCCCTGCCACCTCAACTATGGGTGAGGGAGAACAGAGAATCCCAAGGGGATCACCCTCTCATATCAACCATGAGCTTGCAGAGGATGTTCAGAGAATTAAGGAAGGAAGACAGACTTTTCTACCTATCAGACATGACACCACAGGCAGAGCAAGTCAGAGACAGACTCTCCCAGCCAACAGATGGCCCCCAACACAgactgcaagggaagctggggcCGGGCATGAGCCCAAGGATAAGCGTGCATATTCCAGTGGGAGAGTAGAAATGCAACAAGGCAGAAAGATACCTGTCATTATGCCCACAGTGTCCAGAGAGATATTCAGGGCCAAGGAACTTGATGCTCGTCAATCGCGATCTAATGATACCTTGACAACCAGCAAGCTACATGTGAATCAGAACAAAATCAGAAGTACTGTTCCCATTCAAAGCCCCTCCCAAAACATATCAATTCTGCAAGATCCTAAATCATCAAAACTTAAAGAACAACTCTTGTCTGAGTTAAAGCTTAAACTGGAGAACAGGGAGTATAGCCGGGTCCACGGCCAATGCACTGGCCTGCCCGCTGCCTCAAATAGTTTGACTTACAAGGTCTCACTGACTCATGCCCACAGTATCATCAGTGGAGGCATAGGAGCTTCCCAGGTGCTGCGTGTCCATCCGGAGGACACCAAAGTCAGTATGGAACAGCAGCAGGACCCTTGGGTCTCTAAGCATGTCTTAAGGGAGCACCAGAATAAGAATCCCCCACCAGCTGCAGTGACTGTGAGCCCTCTAGGCTCCAAAGCAGAAGAGCTTGGTGGATGGGATGCAGAATTCGGAACATCCCAACTTAGAAAGAAGAGTTTCCCTAGGGAGGATGTGGCATTGAAGAAGAGTTTCCCTACTCAGGATGTGGGATGGAAGAAGCATGAAAGCAAGCCTTCCCAAACCCTATCACAGAAGGGTCAGCCTCGTCCTGAAAGCCTTTTCAGAGAAAAAATGAATCCCTTTTTGCAATGGCTTAATCCTGGGATAAAATGCAAAAGGCAAAACTCCCAGGTAAAGGGCACCCCCCAATCATCTGTGGAAAGCCGAGGCCTAGTTAAAGGTAGAACTGCCTTTACTGGGATGACCAAAGATCAGAAAATCATGACAGATGGTGGGAAGGTTCTAGAGGAGGAAATGGGGTGCAGGCATGCAATAGATATCACCTGCCCTCAACAGCCCCTACCCTCCCCAACCAAGTTAGGGAAAACTCAGCCAAAAGCACAAGTACAGGCCCAGGCACAGTCTGTCCAGGGGCATCCTTTCAACCACAGGACTCCCTCCTGTAAAGAGACAGATACCAAGTCCTGCCACCAAGAAGCTGTCTTTGGTGGCCAAGGTCATTTTAGAAGTATTGGACAgatcagagagaaggagagatgccCCCATAAAGCTGTGGCATTTAAGGACCAGCTGTTGTGTCAGAAGTATCCCCTATCCatgccccacagggagcctgtgtccCACCCAACCCCCACCAGCAGGCATCCAGGTGGCCAGGGTCCTCCGGCCAATCTCTTGGCTGCTAAAAGCTCTGTGTTCAGAGGTCTGTCTCTGCTCTTTAGACATAAAACTTTTCTCCAGAATCTCCAGGGCGGGAAGACTTCCCACCCCCAAACAATCCCCTATGAATATTGA